From the genome of Thermococcus chitonophagus, one region includes:
- a CDS encoding TldD/PmbA family protein, with translation MEIEKMLRLIQEYSEKYGAKFIDVRIEETQFVSIAVENGKVEEFEANQDFSIGVRALINGWGFSSTTDARNFEETLKVAIKLAKVSRADTSVYTADPVHDSVRIKEKIPISDVSLEEKLEFSLSVNKMLEEENIKTRKTFYSDSIVRKVYLSSEGSLIETVTPRVMVGISVIAKSNGIMQNYWKYFGGTQGWELINSVDFGYWTDRVVKKARELLSAKSPPSGKLPVIMDPELTGVFIHEALGHAVEADSVKSGESILAGMLGKKIAVDTLTVIDDPTIPGKFGSYVYDDEGIRGRKVEIIKDGVLMNYLNDRETSAVLGLEPNGHGRAQNASHVPLVRMSNTYVAPSDWTFEEMLEEVKFGVYMIGDKGGQVDITNGSFMFGAKEGYIIRNGEIVEMVRDVALSGSILETLKAIKAIGNDLRVEFPGFCGKGQWVPVDDGGPHVLTEAVVGGLE, from the coding sequence ATGGAAATTGAAAAAATGCTGAGGCTTATCCAGGAATACTCGGAGAAATATGGAGCAAAGTTCATAGATGTGAGAATTGAGGAAACACAGTTCGTAAGCATTGCAGTTGAAAACGGTAAAGTTGAAGAATTCGAAGCTAATCAGGATTTTAGCATAGGGGTGAGGGCTTTAATAAATGGGTGGGGATTTTCCTCGACTACAGATGCTAGAAACTTTGAGGAAACGTTGAAAGTTGCAATAAAGCTTGCCAAGGTATCGAGAGCTGATACTTCTGTTTATACTGCTGATCCTGTTCACGATAGCGTTAGAATTAAAGAAAAAATTCCAATAAGTGATGTAAGTCTCGAGGAGAAGCTGGAATTCTCCCTTTCAGTTAACAAGATGCTTGAGGAAGAGAATATAAAAACGAGAAAGACCTTTTATTCTGACTCAATCGTTAGGAAGGTGTATCTGAGCTCTGAGGGTAGCCTCATAGAAACAGTAACTCCTAGAGTCATGGTGGGTATTTCCGTTATTGCCAAATCCAATGGCATTATGCAGAATTACTGGAAGTACTTTGGAGGGACCCAGGGCTGGGAACTTATTAATTCTGTAGATTTTGGATACTGGACTGACAGGGTAGTCAAGAAAGCGAGGGAGTTACTATCTGCGAAGTCGCCACCCTCTGGTAAGTTGCCCGTAATAATGGATCCAGAACTGACAGGTGTTTTTATACACGAAGCACTTGGGCATGCTGTGGAAGCTGATTCTGTGAAAAGCGGGGAAAGCATACTTGCCGGAATGCTGGGGAAAAAGATTGCCGTAGATACTCTAACAGTTATAGATGATCCAACGATACCCGGAAAGTTTGGGAGCTATGTGTATGACGATGAAGGTATCAGAGGAAGGAAAGTTGAGATAATAAAAGATGGAGTGCTCATGAACTACCTCAATGATAGGGAAACATCCGCAGTTTTGGGTCTCGAGCCCAATGGTCACGGGCGGGCCCAGAATGCAAGCCATGTTCCTCTGGTAAGGATGTCAAACACATACGTCGCTCCTTCTGACTGGACGTTTGAGGAAATGTTAGAAGAGGTTAAATTTGGAGTTTATATGATAGGAGACAAGGGGGGACAGGTGGATATAACGAATGGAAGTTTTATGTTTGGTGCCAAGGAAGGATATATTATCAGGAACGGTGAAATTGTGGAGATGGTGAGGGATGTTGCCCTGTCAGGAAGTATACTCGAGACTCTAAAGGCGATTAAGGCTATTGGAAATGACCTTAGGGTTGAGTTTCCAGGCTTCTGTGGAAAGGGGCAATGGGTTCCAGTAGATGACGGAGGGCCTCATGTTTTAACGGAGGCAGTTGTGGGGGGTCTAGAATGA
- the purF gene encoding amidophosphoribosyltransferase — MREKCGIFGALTQEAPKKAYFALIALQHRGQEGAGISFWNGGIKTVKGHGLVSEVFKENSLNGAKSRLAIGHVRYSTSGSLSEVQPLEVECCGYRLAIVHNGTLTNFLPVRRRYEEEGFRFRSSVDTELIGVSFLRHYSELKDEFEAMRKVFNEVRGAYSIVMLFNGKLIVARDPVGFRPLSYGIGDGHYFASEDSALKMFGLETRDVEPGEVFVVEEGDAYSKVIAKAERRHCVFEYIYFARPDSIIDGISVYCARYRMGVELARESPADGDVVIAVPDSGRTAALGFAHESGIPYMEGLIKNRYIGRTFIMPAGRGLKVKLKLSPVKEVVDGRRVVLVDDSIVRGTTMTRIVKMLRDAGAKEVHVRIASPPIRYPCYMGIDIPTRYELIAAWRSIDDIKREIGADSLAYLSVEGLKRAVGTDKLCMACLTGEYPKWAFDF; from the coding sequence ATGAGAGAAAAGTGCGGGATATTTGGGGCGTTAACCCAGGAAGCCCCTAAAAAGGCATATTTCGCTCTCATCGCACTTCAGCATAGGGGTCAGGAGGGGGCGGGGATCAGCTTTTGGAATGGTGGGATTAAGACCGTTAAGGGCCACGGGTTAGTTTCTGAAGTCTTCAAAGAGAACTCCCTAAATGGTGCTAAGTCCAGGCTTGCAATAGGTCATGTGAGGTACTCAACATCCGGATCGCTGAGCGAGGTTCAGCCCCTTGAGGTTGAGTGTTGCGGTTATAGACTTGCAATAGTTCATAACGGCACCCTGACTAATTTCCTCCCCGTGAGGAGAAGGTATGAGGAGGAGGGCTTTAGGTTTAGATCTTCCGTTGATACCGAGCTCATTGGTGTCTCTTTTCTGAGGCACTACAGCGAGCTTAAGGATGAGTTCGAAGCAATGAGAAAGGTTTTCAACGAAGTTAGAGGGGCTTACTCAATCGTCATGCTCTTTAATGGGAAGCTAATAGTTGCGAGAGATCCAGTTGGTTTTAGGCCTTTAAGCTATGGCATTGGTGATGGCCATTATTTTGCCTCTGAGGACTCTGCCCTTAAGATGTTCGGGCTTGAAACAAGAGACGTTGAGCCTGGGGAAGTTTTTGTTGTTGAAGAGGGTGACGCTTATAGCAAAGTTATTGCAAAGGCTGAGAGAAGGCACTGTGTCTTTGAGTACATATACTTTGCAAGGCCCGACAGCATTATTGACGGGATAAGCGTTTACTGTGCCCGCTACAGGATGGGCGTTGAGCTCGCCAGGGAGAGCCCTGCTGACGGTGACGTCGTTATTGCTGTCCCCGACTCGGGAAGAACCGCCGCATTAGGGTTCGCCCATGAGAGCGGAATTCCATACATGGAAGGATTGATAAAGAACCGTTACATTGGGAGGACTTTTATAATGCCTGCGGGTAGGGGCTTGAAGGTAAAACTGAAGCTTTCGCCAGTTAAGGAAGTTGTAGATGGGAGGAGGGTAGTGCTTGTTGACGATTCCATAGTTAGGGGCACAACCATGACGAGAATAGTGAAAATGCTAAGGGATGCTGGGGCTAAGGAGGTGCACGTTAGGATAGCCTCTCCGCCAATAAGGTATCCCTGCTACATGGGGATTGACATTCCAACGAGGTATGAGCTTATTGCAGCGTGGAGGAGCATTGATGATATAAAGAGAGAGATAGGGGCTGATTCTTTAGCTTACTTGAGCGTTGAAGGATTAAAGAGGGCTGTTGGTACCGACAAGCTCTGCATGGCATGTTTAACTGGGGAGTATCCAAAATGGGCGTTTGATTTCTAA
- the asnS gene encoding asparagine--tRNA ligase has product MIEKTYCEEVKPELDGQKVRLAGWVYSNMRVGKKIFLWIRDSTGIVQTVIAKNVVGDEVFEKAKKLGRESSVIVEGIVKADERAPGGAEVHVEKLEVIQAVSEFPIPENPEQASPELLLDYRHLHIRTPKVSAIMKVKETLIMAARDWLLKNGWHEVFPPILVTGAVEGGATLFKLKYFDKYAYLSQSAQLYLEAAIFGLEKVWSLTPSFRAEKSRTRRHLTEFWHLELEGAWMDLWDIMKVEEELVSYMVQRTLELRKKEIEMFRDDLTTLKNTEPPFPRISYDEAIEILQSKGVNIEWGDDMGADEERVLTEEFDRPFFVYGYPKHIKAFYMKEDPQDPRKVLAADMLAPEGYGEIIGGSEREDNYDKLVQRIIEEGMDPKDYEWYLDLRKYGSVPHSGFGLGVERLVAWVLKLDHIRWATLFPRTPARIYP; this is encoded by the coding sequence ATGATCGAGAAGACATACTGTGAAGAGGTAAAACCAGAACTCGACGGCCAAAAGGTCAGGCTCGCGGGATGGGTATACAGCAACATGAGGGTAGGCAAGAAGATATTCCTGTGGATTAGGGACTCAACTGGAATAGTTCAGACTGTAATTGCCAAAAACGTAGTTGGAGATGAGGTTTTCGAAAAGGCCAAGAAGCTCGGGAGAGAGTCAAGCGTTATAGTGGAGGGAATAGTTAAAGCCGACGAGAGGGCCCCAGGAGGGGCAGAAGTCCACGTTGAAAAGCTTGAGGTAATACAGGCTGTGAGTGAGTTTCCAATCCCTGAGAACCCAGAGCAGGCAAGTCCCGAGTTGTTGCTCGACTATAGGCACCTCCACATAAGAACACCCAAGGTCTCAGCTATAATGAAGGTCAAGGAAACCCTGATTATGGCGGCGAGAGATTGGCTCCTGAAGAACGGATGGCATGAAGTATTCCCACCAATACTAGTAACTGGGGCTGTAGAAGGAGGAGCAACCCTGTTCAAACTCAAGTACTTCGACAAGTACGCCTATCTAAGCCAATCCGCTCAACTATATTTGGAGGCTGCAATCTTCGGCCTCGAGAAGGTCTGGTCACTAACTCCAAGCTTTAGGGCAGAGAAGAGCAGGACCAGAAGGCACCTAACCGAGTTCTGGCACCTGGAGCTTGAAGGGGCCTGGATGGATCTCTGGGACATAATGAAAGTTGAGGAGGAACTAGTGAGCTACATGGTTCAGAGAACGCTCGAGCTTAGAAAAAAGGAGATAGAGATGTTTAGGGACGATTTAACAACGCTGAAAAACACAGAGCCACCGTTCCCGAGGATAAGCTACGATGAGGCCATAGAGATCCTTCAGAGCAAAGGCGTGAATATTGAGTGGGGAGATGACATGGGAGCAGATGAAGAGAGAGTTCTTACGGAGGAGTTTGACAGGCCGTTTTTCGTTTACGGCTATCCAAAGCACATTAAGGCCTTCTACATGAAGGAAGATCCCCAGGATCCCAGGAAAGTGTTAGCTGCAGACATGCTAGCTCCGGAAGGCTACGGAGAGATAATCGGAGGATCGGAGAGGGAAGACAACTACGATAAGCTCGTTCAGAGGATAATAGAGGAAGGAATGGATCCCAAAGACTACGAGTGGTACCTTGACCTGAGGAAGTACGGCTCAGTGCCGCACAGCGGCTTTGGTTTAGGCGTTGAGAGGCTGGTTGCGTGGGTTCTGAAGCTTGACCACATAAGGTGGGCCACCCTCTTCCCAAGGACTCCGGCTAGAATTTACCCATGA
- the psmB gene encoding archaeal proteasome endopeptidase complex subunit beta has product MEKKTGTTTVGIKVKDGVVLAADTQASLDHMVETLNIRKIIPITDKIAITTAGSVGDVQMLARILEAEARYYYFTWGRPMTTKAMANLLSNLLNEHKWFPYLVQIIIGGYVDEPTIANLDPFGGLIFDDYTATGSGTPFAIAVLEDGYRKNLSIERAKELAIKAVRAAGRRDVYTGSKKVQVVTITKEGMKEEFVTT; this is encoded by the coding sequence GTGGAGAAGAAAACAGGAACAACTACCGTGGGGATTAAAGTTAAGGATGGAGTCGTACTCGCCGCTGATACTCAAGCTTCCCTCGACCACATGGTTGAAACCCTAAACATTAGGAAGATAATCCCAATAACCGATAAGATAGCAATCACAACAGCTGGAAGCGTTGGAGACGTCCAAATGCTCGCAAGAATTTTGGAAGCAGAAGCAAGGTACTACTACTTTACATGGGGTAGACCTATGACGACAAAGGCAATGGCCAACTTACTAAGTAACTTACTGAATGAGCACAAATGGTTCCCTTACTTAGTTCAGATAATCATAGGTGGCTATGTGGATGAACCGACCATAGCAAACCTTGACCCATTTGGAGGATTAATATTTGACGATTATACGGCAACAGGCTCCGGAACACCCTTCGCAATAGCGGTTCTAGAGGATGGGTACAGAAAGAACCTCAGCATAGAAAGAGCAAAGGAGCTGGCAATTAAGGCCGTAAGAGCTGCCGGAAGAAGGGACGTTTATACAGGGAGCAAAAAAGTTCAAGTGGTTACAATAACAAAGGAGGGGATGAAAGAAGAATTCGTAACTACATAA
- a CDS encoding TldD/PmbA family protein — MIDKLVEILERMNFEWEIYWSKSKVSSIKLRKTRDIEVERATYRTIGGVGVRIRVDGYVGFSYMSGFSDKLEKLESLVKRAYKIAKLGRSEHPGFPTPKRYPNVSGLYDSRIEELTVDTLISWGTALLDAPQNGEASIGFEVREREVLNSNGVEARDKSTEFAISLYVYEKGRGTGSHFGVYRSLPDVDREIEGIKEKALWEFELSSKAKKIDNFTGEVVIEPKALVSILSVFLPNVSAKNVYLGKSRFSKTGEEVASEIFTLVDDPTVDGGPGSYAFDGEGNPGKRKAVIDKGVLKSFLADEKYGRLLGIEGGNASRSYSSPPEIASSNIIVPPGDSKIEEGVFIRSVYGEHTANSITGDFSLNIELGYILKGRDVVPFKGNMLSGNVFEMLRNICEVGKDVETIGGFMAPKVVTYSKIV; from the coding sequence ATGATTGACAAACTGGTTGAGATTCTTGAAAGGATGAACTTTGAATGGGAGATCTATTGGTCGAAATCCAAGGTGTCGTCAATAAAGCTCAGAAAAACTAGGGATATTGAAGTTGAACGGGCCACTTACAGAACAATTGGAGGAGTTGGGGTTAGGATTAGAGTCGATGGTTATGTGGGCTTCTCCTACATGAGTGGGTTTAGCGATAAACTGGAAAAACTCGAGAGTTTAGTGAAGAGGGCCTATAAGATAGCAAAGCTGGGGAGGAGTGAGCATCCGGGTTTTCCCACACCCAAGCGATATCCAAATGTGAGTGGGCTCTATGATAGTAGAATAGAGGAGTTAACGGTTGATACTCTAATCTCCTGGGGGACTGCTCTTTTAGACGCTCCTCAGAATGGAGAGGCGTCTATAGGCTTTGAAGTTCGAGAAAGAGAGGTTTTGAATTCAAACGGCGTTGAGGCTCGGGATAAGTCGACGGAATTTGCTATATCCCTCTACGTTTATGAAAAGGGAAGGGGAACTGGGAGTCATTTTGGAGTATATAGGAGCCTTCCTGATGTTGATAGAGAGATAGAGGGGATTAAGGAAAAGGCCTTATGGGAGTTCGAACTTAGTTCGAAAGCAAAGAAAATTGATAACTTTACGGGGGAGGTTGTTATAGAACCAAAAGCTTTAGTGTCTATCCTATCCGTTTTCCTGCCAAATGTTTCGGCTAAAAACGTGTACCTTGGCAAGAGCAGATTTTCGAAGACTGGAGAAGAAGTTGCATCTGAAATTTTCACGTTGGTGGATGATCCAACGGTTGATGGAGGGCCTGGAAGTTACGCTTTTGATGGGGAGGGAAACCCTGGGAAGAGAAAGGCTGTAATAGACAAGGGTGTTTTAAAATCCTTCCTGGCGGATGAAAAATATGGGAGATTATTGGGTATTGAGGGAGGCAACGCCTCTAGATCGTATAGTTCTCCTCCAGAAATAGCCTCCTCTAATATAATAGTGCCCCCAGGAGACTCGAAAATTGAGGAGGGTGTTTTTATTAGGAGTGTATATGGTGAGCACACGGCTAACTCGATTACGGGAGACTTCTCTTTAAACATTGAGCTCGGTTATATCCTTAAAGGTAGGGATGTTGTTCCGTTCAAGGGTAATATGTTGTCGGGAAATGTATTCGAAATGTTAAGGAACATATGTGAAGTTGGTAAAGATGTTGAGACTATAGGTGGATTCATGGCACCAAAAGTTGTCACATATTCAAAGATAGTGTAA
- a CDS encoding peptide transporter, translating into MVKVKEKEEEKQKTSKLIAKYPTLKAGITLILTLIFAWYGFHIRHLTAGKYFPDPDTFYHFEIYKLVLKEGLPKYYPLSDAPFGSLIAEPLGLYLLPATFYKIISVFGYNEFQAFLLWPPFVGFLSILGVYLLGRKLVNDWTGLWAAAILAVSTANFSRTFSGNARGDGPFMMIFTFSLVALLYYLYETSTRKKIVWGVLFVGLASLSTAAWNGSPFGLMVLIGFASLQTIALFIFGKIEEVKKFVKEFYPAYLAILIVAYLLTIPGISRIQGFVRFAFEVYLGLIFLAVVMLYGGKYLNYSDKKHRFAVVAIIVLIGFAGAYAYVGPKLFRLMGGAYQSTQVYQTVQELAKTRMSDVKAYYGVEKGNGLIFFLSIPGFLAMAIAYIVGLWKRGESQHKELLGIIFYIMSLYLMSLAVRFLFLASYAIAIFAGASIGYALEIVEKMKENIGIKAAFAIVVSIMVLLIPLTNGPVLARSAKAISKTEVETTGWEQVLKWLRDNTPKYSTATSWWDYGYWIESSLLGNRRASADGGHARDRDHILALFLARDGNISEVDFESWELNYFLIYLNDWVKFNAISYLGGAITRKEYQGDEEGRGQVSTIIPVPKFGEAYINPYMRISIQILNTSVRVRIGSAECSPMLTVFIPGNQKLKGTGACDNGGSFPYIVYILPNMAIMTYYKVATSNFLKLAYGIPASKEPEFTEKLFSNFRPVYQYGNVIVYKFTPFAIYKIQELVNGTWKTITSLTPGTHTLKLYISAFGRDIRNATLYVEAVNGTNVKRIEIGRIEYMNHLHETPIVVNVTLPQAEKYRFILVQKGPVGVLTGPPKVNGEIANPIRILNEGQSGKLELKVGVHKDYKADLYLRVTFIYLVREGGKSNDDYNAAFEPHMDVFFATKVKSGVELHKGDDNIIIANAKMPEGIISNYKDELKKKYGDKLIIRGIRVEPVFIAEKQYILGEVRASAPHHSSE; encoded by the coding sequence GTGGTTAAGGTTAAAGAAAAAGAAGAAGAGAAACAAAAGACATCAAAGCTTATAGCTAAATATCCAACACTAAAAGCTGGAATTACTCTTATCCTGACACTTATATTTGCGTGGTATGGATTCCATATAAGGCATCTAACAGCCGGAAAGTACTTCCCAGATCCTGACACCTTCTATCACTTTGAAATTTACAAGTTAGTATTGAAAGAAGGTCTGCCTAAATATTATCCGCTCTCTGATGCACCGTTTGGGAGTCTAATTGCAGAACCCCTTGGTCTTTACCTTCTTCCCGCGACATTTTACAAGATCATCTCGGTATTTGGATATAATGAATTCCAGGCATTTCTCCTATGGCCACCCTTTGTAGGCTTCCTAAGTATCCTGGGAGTTTATCTGCTTGGAAGAAAATTAGTCAACGACTGGACCGGACTGTGGGCAGCGGCAATCTTGGCAGTTTCAACCGCGAACTTCTCAAGAACGTTCTCAGGAAACGCAAGAGGTGATGGGCCTTTCATGATGATATTCACCTTCTCCCTAGTGGCACTGCTGTACTACCTATATGAGACCAGCACAAGGAAGAAAATTGTGTGGGGAGTACTCTTTGTTGGCCTAGCATCACTTTCAACTGCCGCATGGAACGGATCTCCCTTTGGACTTATGGTCCTCATTGGGTTTGCCTCCCTACAGACAATCGCACTCTTTATCTTTGGAAAGATTGAGGAGGTAAAAAAGTTTGTCAAAGAATTTTATCCAGCATATTTGGCCATCTTAATCGTTGCGTATCTCCTCACAATCCCAGGAATATCAAGGATACAGGGGTTTGTTAGGTTTGCATTTGAAGTTTACCTAGGACTGATATTCCTCGCAGTAGTGATGCTCTACGGCGGGAAGTACCTCAACTACTCAGATAAAAAGCACAGATTTGCAGTTGTTGCTATCATAGTCCTTATAGGATTTGCAGGGGCATACGCCTACGTTGGTCCAAAGCTCTTCAGATTGATGGGTGGTGCATATCAATCAACTCAAGTTTACCAGACAGTTCAGGAACTCGCTAAGACTAGGATGAGCGATGTAAAAGCGTATTATGGAGTAGAGAAGGGGAATGGACTGATATTCTTCCTCAGCATCCCAGGATTCCTGGCAATGGCCATAGCGTATATAGTCGGACTCTGGAAAAGAGGGGAAAGCCAGCATAAAGAGCTCCTCGGAATAATATTCTACATAATGTCCCTATACCTAATGTCCCTAGCGGTTAGATTCCTATTCCTTGCAAGCTATGCGATCGCGATATTTGCGGGAGCTTCAATAGGATATGCCCTCGAAATCGTTGAGAAGATGAAAGAGAATATAGGGATAAAAGCTGCATTTGCAATAGTTGTCTCAATAATGGTTCTCCTAATCCCCTTAACAAATGGCCCTGTTCTTGCAAGATCAGCTAAGGCCATCAGCAAGACAGAGGTCGAAACGACAGGATGGGAACAAGTGCTAAAGTGGCTGAGGGACAATACACCAAAGTACTCCACAGCAACGTCATGGTGGGATTATGGATATTGGATAGAGTCGAGCCTACTAGGAAACAGAAGGGCCAGTGCAGATGGAGGACACGCAAGAGATAGAGATCATATCCTCGCATTATTCTTAGCGAGAGATGGCAACATTAGCGAGGTGGACTTTGAAAGCTGGGAGCTCAACTATTTCCTAATATACCTCAACGATTGGGTGAAGTTCAATGCAATAAGCTACCTCGGCGGCGCAATAACAAGGAAAGAATACCAGGGGGATGAAGAAGGGAGAGGCCAGGTTTCAACAATTATACCAGTTCCAAAGTTCGGTGAGGCGTACATAAATCCATACATGAGAATTTCTATCCAGATTTTGAATACTTCGGTCAGGGTTAGGATAGGATCCGCAGAGTGTAGTCCCATGCTAACGGTTTTCATCCCAGGAAATCAAAAGCTTAAAGGGACAGGGGCCTGTGATAACGGAGGTAGCTTCCCGTACATCGTCTACATCTTGCCAAACATGGCGATCATGACTTACTACAAAGTTGCCACAAGCAACTTCCTAAAACTCGCTTACGGTATCCCCGCGTCAAAAGAGCCCGAATTTACCGAGAAGCTATTTTCAAACTTCAGACCAGTCTACCAGTATGGAAACGTCATTGTGTATAAGTTTACCCCATTTGCAATATATAAGATTCAGGAGCTCGTTAATGGCACGTGGAAGACAATAACTAGTCTAACCCCAGGTACTCATACGCTAAAACTCTACATCTCAGCCTTCGGAAGGGACATTAGGAATGCAACGCTCTATGTGGAGGCTGTAAACGGTACTAACGTCAAAAGGATTGAAATAGGAAGAATCGAATACATGAACCACTTACACGAGACCCCCATAGTAGTTAACGTCACGCTACCGCAAGCAGAGAAGTACAGGTTCATACTCGTTCAGAAAGGCCCAGTCGGAGTTCTTACCGGACCCCCAAAAGTGAATGGAGAAATAGCCAATCCAATAAGGATACTAAACGAGGGACAGTCAGGGAAGCTCGAATTGAAAGTCGGAGTACACAAAGACTACAAAGCTGACTTGTACTTAAGAGTCACCTTCATATACCTCGTGAGGGAGGGTGGCAAGAGCAACGACGATTACAACGCTGCATTCGAACCACACATGGATGTATTCTTCGCTACAAAGGTTAAGTCTGGAGTAGAGCTACACAAGGGAGATGACAACATCATCATTGCAAATGCGAAAATGCCCGAGGGCATAATCTCCAATTACAAAGATGAACTCAAGAAGAAGTACGGAGACAAATTGATAATAAGGGGAATCAGAGTTGAACCAGTATTTATAGCAGAGAAGCAGTACATACTAGGAGAGGTCAGAGCATCGGCTCCTCATCACAGCTCAGAGTGA
- the glmS gene encoding glutamine--fructose-6-phosphate transaminase (isomerizing): protein MCGIIGYIGPKKASPIIVEGLKRLEYRGYDSAGIATCHEGKIFIKKGAGKVDELVKKLKFNELPGNIGIGHTRWATHGVPNDINAHPHTDCTGKIAVVHNGIIENFQELKEELLRRGHVFRSDTDTEVIAHLIEENLRVVKNFEDAFRITLLRLRGSYALVVLFADDPERLYVARKDSPLIIGIGNGEMFVASDIPAFLAHTRKAVFLDDGEYGIISRDGFSVKDIVIGNIKVKQIKEITWTLEMAEKGGYEHFMLKEIFEQPRAIKDAIYGNIEGISRVAEEVLKADKIIVTGMGTSYHAALVGKYLIQRFGRIPVIVEEASEFRYEYEGLLDEKSLVLAITQSGETADTVAAMKLAKKSGAKVVGIVNVVGSLATRIADVTLYTHAGPEIGVAATKTYTTQLTVLTLLGISLGKLHGVDTTYIENTLPRLPEIVDSVLKYNEKLQELAKRLQEKRDYFYIGRGISYPTALEGALKIKEIAYVHAEGLSAGELKHGPLALIEVGVPVVAIAPTGKTFEKMLSNIEEAKARGGLIISLGDDIRLQEVSDVFIRMPRVPEEVSPIVYVVPLQLLAYHLSVLKGHNPDRPRNLAKSVTVE, encoded by the coding sequence GTGTGCGGTATAATAGGGTACATAGGCCCAAAGAAGGCATCACCAATTATAGTTGAGGGGCTTAAAAGGCTTGAGTATAGGGGCTATGACTCAGCGGGAATAGCGACTTGTCATGAAGGAAAGATCTTCATAAAGAAAGGGGCTGGGAAAGTAGATGAACTAGTAAAGAAACTAAAGTTTAATGAGCTACCTGGGAACATCGGAATAGGGCACACAAGATGGGCCACACATGGAGTTCCTAACGATATAAATGCACACCCCCACACAGATTGCACTGGTAAAATAGCAGTTGTGCACAATGGAATTATCGAAAACTTCCAAGAGCTTAAGGAAGAGCTACTACGCAGAGGGCACGTCTTTAGGAGTGACACTGATACTGAGGTTATAGCCCATCTCATAGAGGAAAATCTGAGAGTCGTAAAGAATTTTGAAGATGCATTCAGGATAACCCTTCTTAGATTAAGAGGATCCTACGCCCTAGTTGTGTTATTTGCGGATGATCCTGAGAGATTGTATGTGGCAAGAAAAGATAGTCCACTCATAATTGGTATAGGAAATGGTGAGATGTTCGTTGCAAGCGACATCCCAGCATTCTTAGCACATACTAGAAAAGCCGTGTTTTTAGATGATGGAGAATATGGAATAATATCAAGGGATGGATTCTCGGTCAAAGATATAGTAATAGGAAATATCAAAGTTAAGCAGATTAAAGAAATAACATGGACACTAGAAATGGCCGAAAAGGGTGGTTACGAGCACTTTATGCTAAAAGAGATTTTTGAACAGCCGAGGGCCATTAAAGATGCCATTTATGGAAATATCGAGGGAATTAGTAGAGTTGCCGAAGAGGTCCTTAAAGCCGATAAGATAATCGTGACTGGAATGGGAACCTCTTACCATGCGGCTCTTGTGGGCAAATATCTTATCCAGAGATTTGGAAGAATTCCCGTAATCGTTGAAGAAGCTAGCGAGTTTAGATATGAATATGAAGGCCTTCTGGATGAAAAATCCCTCGTCCTCGCAATAACGCAGAGTGGAGAAACTGCCGACACCGTAGCTGCAATGAAGCTCGCAAAGAAGTCTGGAGCAAAAGTAGTTGGAATAGTAAACGTCGTAGGTAGTTTGGCCACCAGAATAGCCGATGTAACGTTGTACACGCACGCAGGCCCAGAAATAGGGGTGGCTGCAACGAAAACCTACACAACCCAACTCACAGTTCTCACGTTACTGGGCATATCCCTGGGAAAGCTCCATGGTGTAGATACAACATACATAGAAAATACTCTACCAAGACTTCCCGAAATAGTTGACTCTGTTCTGAAGTACAATGAAAAGTTACAAGAACTTGCAAAAAGGCTTCAAGAAAAAAGGGATTATTTCTACATAGGTAGGGGAATTAGCTACCCAACTGCACTCGAAGGGGCCCTGAAGATAAAAGAGATAGCCTACGTACACGCTGAGGGCCTGTCAGCCGGAGAGCTAAAGCATGGACCCCTTGCCTTAATTGAAGTTGGGGTTCCAGTAGTAGCCATTGCTCCTACGGGGAAAACGTTTGAGAAAATGCTCTCAAACATTGAAGAGGCAAAAGCTAGGGGCGGACTGATAATTTCACTAGGAGACGATATAAGGTTACAAGAGGTAAGTGACGTTTTCATACGGATGCCGAGGGTTCCCGAAGAAGTATCACCAATAGTGTATGTAGTTCCGTTACAGTTATTAGCATATCACCTATCTGTCCTAAAGGGACATAATCCCGATAGGCCTCGGAACTTGGCAAAGTCAGTGACTGTCGAATAA